One part of the Malus sylvestris chromosome 2, drMalSylv7.2, whole genome shotgun sequence genome encodes these proteins:
- the LOC126608129 gene encoding E3 ubiquitin-protein ligase RSL1-like isoform X1, whose protein sequence is MGNKVSNGNSRSSSSSKKLSKHVSVRTKHIGGLHTKEINLGFAQILEKNQHVYTDPTFVCDFCLQLIHLENSFNIKGCTHFYCQECTVKYVVSSLRINVTSIVCPVPDCQGVLDPDHCRQILPSDVFVWWGNALYESVLAPESDIDSTFICDFCVEPVNLKDSFNIKGCTHFYCQGCIVNFIASRLQDNVTCITCPVPDCSGELDIEYCRPIIPEDVFDRWGKALCESVVMDPRRKYLYCPYNSCSALLINEEPEDTSQSVCPHCNREFCAMCKVPWHTEFDCAMFQKLKEKGEDEMLEVLAKNKNWRRCPKCNYYVERNEGCSYILCRCRHAFCHNCGVEASVTSHTRLCPSCNE, encoded by the exons ATGGGCAACAAAGTTTCCAACGGAAACAGTaggagcagcagcagcagcaagaaATTGAGCAAGCACGTTTCCGTCAGAACCAAACACATAGGAGGATTACATACGAAGGAAATAAATTTGGGTTTCGCTCAGATCTTGGAGAAGAACCAACATGTTTATACTGATCCAACATTTGTATGTGACTTCTGTCTTCAGTTGATTCATCTGGAAAACTCATTCAACATCAAGGGTTGCACCCATTTTTACTGTCAAGAGTGCACTGTTAAATACGTAGTCTCCAGTCTCCGAATAAATGTCACATCCATTGTGTGCCCTGTACCGGACTGCCAGGGTGTCTTAGACCCAGATCACTGCCGTCAAATCCTTCCATCCGACGTCTTTGTTTGGTGGGGCAATGCTTTATATGAGTCTGTACTTGCCCCTGAGAGCGATATTGATTCGACCTTCATATGTGATTTCTGTGTTGAGCCAGTTAACCTGAAAGACTCATTTAACATAAAGGGTTGCACCCATTTTTACTGTCAAGGCTGCATTGTTAACTTCATAGCATCCAGGCTGCAAGACAATGTCACTTGCATTACGTGCCCTGTACCGGACTGCAGCGGCGAGTTAGACATCGAGTACTGCCGTCCAATTATCCCGGAAGACGTCTTTGATCGGTGGGGAAAGGCCTTATGTGAATCTGTGGTTATGGACCCTCGGAGGAAGTACTTATACTGTCCCTACAACTCGTGCTCGGCGCTGTTGATTAATGAGGAACCAGAGGATACCAGTCAGTCTGTGTGTCCTCATTGCAATAGAGAATTTTGCGCCATGTGTAAGGTTCCTTGGCATACCGAATTTGATTGTGCCATGTTTCAGAAGCTGAAAGAGAAGGGCGAAGACGAGATGTTGGAAGTGCTTGCCAAGAATAAGAACTGGAGGAGGTGTCCAAAGTGCAATTATTACGTTGAAAGAAATGAGGGGTGTAGCTACATTTTATGCAG GTGTCGACATGCTTTCTGTCACAATTGTGGAGTAGAAGCCTCCGTAACTTCTCATACCCGTCTTTGTCCAAGCTGTAATGAATAA
- the LOC126608129 gene encoding E3 ubiquitin-protein ligase RSL1-like isoform X2, with the protein MGNKVSNGNSRSSSSSKKLSKHVSVRTKHIGGLHTKEINLGFAQILEKNQHVYTDPTFVCDFCLQLIHLENSFNIKGCTHFYCQECTVKYVVSSLRINVTSIVCPVPDCQGVLDPDHCRQILPSDVFVWWGNALYESVLAPESDIDSTFICDFCVEPVNLKDSFNIKGCTHFYCQGCIVNFIASRLQDNVTCITCPVPDCSGELDIEYCRPIIPEDVFDRWGKALCESVVMDPRRKYLYCPYNSCSALLINEEPEDTSQSVCPHCNREFCAMCKVPWHTEFDCAMFQKLKEKGEDEMLEVLAKNKNWRRCPKCNYYVERNEGCSYILCRLNAGCGIT; encoded by the exons ATGGGCAACAAAGTTTCCAACGGAAACAGTaggagcagcagcagcagcaagaaATTGAGCAAGCACGTTTCCGTCAGAACCAAACACATAGGAGGATTACATACGAAGGAAATAAATTTGGGTTTCGCTCAGATCTTGGAGAAGAACCAACATGTTTATACTGATCCAACATTTGTATGTGACTTCTGTCTTCAGTTGATTCATCTGGAAAACTCATTCAACATCAAGGGTTGCACCCATTTTTACTGTCAAGAGTGCACTGTTAAATACGTAGTCTCCAGTCTCCGAATAAATGTCACATCCATTGTGTGCCCTGTACCGGACTGCCAGGGTGTCTTAGACCCAGATCACTGCCGTCAAATCCTTCCATCCGACGTCTTTGTTTGGTGGGGCAATGCTTTATATGAGTCTGTACTTGCCCCTGAGAGCGATATTGATTCGACCTTCATATGTGATTTCTGTGTTGAGCCAGTTAACCTGAAAGACTCATTTAACATAAAGGGTTGCACCCATTTTTACTGTCAAGGCTGCATTGTTAACTTCATAGCATCCAGGCTGCAAGACAATGTCACTTGCATTACGTGCCCTGTACCGGACTGCAGCGGCGAGTTAGACATCGAGTACTGCCGTCCAATTATCCCGGAAGACGTCTTTGATCGGTGGGGAAAGGCCTTATGTGAATCTGTGGTTATGGACCCTCGGAGGAAGTACTTATACTGTCCCTACAACTCGTGCTCGGCGCTGTTGATTAATGAGGAACCAGAGGATACCAGTCAGTCTGTGTGTCCTCATTGCAATAGAGAATTTTGCGCCATGTGTAAGGTTCCTTGGCATACCGAATTTGATTGTGCCATGTTTCAGAAGCTGAAAGAGAAGGGCGAAGACGAGATGTTGGAAGTGCTTGCCAAGAATAAGAACTGGAGGAGGTGTCCAAAGTGCAATTATTACGTTGAAAGAAATGAGGGGTGTAGCTACATTTTATGCAG GTTAAATGCAGGATGCGGCATTACGTAA